One genomic segment of Clostridium estertheticum subsp. estertheticum includes these proteins:
- a CDS encoding tetratricopeptide repeat protein, with the protein MKLISDEALVKQYIEKGKGLFNDGEIEKAFRNYNKAILLDNKYSLAYFVKADAFLELYEADEAEKCIKEYLKLVPSDPNAYWKLIDISDLTGDFDKCVYYCEELLEGDNQNALIYLKKGEFLAILNRLKEALDCFNICLKLSPDFYDALCGKASVLLSLSNKEEALKLYNRAIYLDNTKSIAYFGASEVCVVMENSVSALLFAEKAYEIEPKNEWYKCHYTVLKNMYLEIT; encoded by the coding sequence ATGAAACTAATAAGTGATGAAGCTTTAGTTAAACAATATATAGAAAAAGGCAAAGGTCTTTTTAACGATGGAGAGATTGAAAAGGCATTTAGAAATTATAATAAGGCAATTTTACTAGATAATAAATATTCTCTAGCGTATTTTGTTAAAGCTGACGCTTTCCTAGAACTATATGAAGCTGATGAGGCTGAAAAATGTATAAAAGAATATCTTAAATTAGTTCCAAGTGACCCAAACGCTTACTGGAAATTAATTGATATAAGTGATTTAACAGGAGACTTTGATAAATGCGTTTACTATTGTGAAGAACTTCTTGAAGGCGATAATCAAAATGCTCTCATCTATTTAAAAAAAGGAGAGTTCTTAGCTATTCTCAATAGATTAAAAGAAGCATTAGATTGCTTTAATATTTGCCTTAAATTAAGCCCTGATTTTTACGACGCTCTATGTGGTAAAGCTAGCGTGCTACTCTCACTATCAAATAAAGAAGAGGCCCTTAAACTCTATAATAGAGCCATCTACCTTGACAATACTAAGAGCATTGCCTATTTTGGAGCTTCTGAAGTGTGCGTAGTTATGGAAAATAGCGTAAGTGCTTTATTATTTGCAGAAAAAGCATATGAAATAGAACCTAAAAATGAATGGTATAAATGTCATTATACCGTATTGAAAAATATGTATTTAGAGATTACATAA
- a CDS encoding DUF2156 domain-containing protein: protein MIFKRLTIEDKEIFEKYIYPYKFLSCEYSFTTLYIWREACDICFTVYKDALIIKKMDFEGRYYFMQPLGYNKENLKELIDVLMDYKKENNMEFVFKDLDESFMEEIKDIYGDVRGICIKEDRDNFDYLYEAEKLTKLSGKKLHGKKNHYNSFIKNYNYEVKDIEETQVIKDVVMAAEKWYEANNNDRMLNFELQGIKDILENIEIVNTKGIAVYVDEKIVAFSLGEKLNDDLAVIHIEKADTSYSGVYSFINKAFVDRSFSDVKIINREQDLGIEGLRKSKLSYHPFKLEKKYIFSSSNIL from the coding sequence ATGATTTTTAAAAGACTTACGATTGAAGATAAGGAAATATTTGAAAAATATATTTATCCATATAAATTTTTGAGCTGTGAATATTCTTTTACAACTTTATATATATGGAGAGAGGCTTGCGATATTTGTTTTACTGTTTATAAAGATGCTTTAATAATAAAAAAAATGGATTTTGAGGGAAGATACTATTTTATGCAACCTTTGGGATATAACAAAGAAAATCTTAAAGAGTTAATAGATGTGCTAATGGATTATAAAAAAGAAAATAACATGGAATTTGTATTTAAAGATCTTGATGAAAGTTTTATGGAAGAGATAAAAGATATATATGGGGATGTACGGGGTATCTGTATTAAAGAGGATAGAGATAACTTTGATTATTTGTATGAAGCAGAAAAACTTACAAAACTTTCTGGTAAGAAACTTCACGGAAAAAAAAATCATTATAATTCGTTTATAAAAAATTATAATTATGAAGTTAAAGATATTGAAGAGACGCAGGTAATAAAAGATGTTGTCATGGCTGCGGAAAAATGGTATGAGGCGAATAACAATGATCGTATGCTTAATTTTGAACTTCAAGGAATAAAGGATATTCTAGAAAATATCGAAATTGTAAACACAAAGGGTATAGCTGTTTATGTAGATGAGAAAATTGTAGCTTTTAGTTTAGGAGAAAAATTGAATGATGATCTAGCTGTAATTCACATAGAAAAAGCAGATACTAGTTATAGTGGTGTGTACAGCTTTATTAACAAGGCATTTGTTGATAGAAGTTTTAGTGATGTAAAAATAATAAATAGAGAACAGGATCTTGGAATTGAAGGTCTTAGAAAATCTAAATTATCATATCATCCATTTAAATTAGAAAAAAAATATATTTTTAGTTCTAGTAATATTTTATAG
- a CDS encoding DEAD/DEAH box helicase: MLNEDMILQIFNEGTSGKNGAKGQRVLSNDLVSSIDITNEDKLICIDGNVISEKLFNEYHTKIEMDAGRRSIFSTFCSCADFENNEFKKENYCCKHLVATFYKALDDLARNPLLREDDVEKPSIYKSKSNILSMLLGDEKQKDETKIEVYINKNQWTSDLTAEFKIGLSSMTSNNLYVLKDINHFILACYNNIPISYSKNFTFNVKNQKLSTKDKRLIDFIEMLKTIEGEQRSARRSEERYVDGKNIKIPQYLTREFFEVITKHRVYLNDGFFYRPIDTEILYESPPLDFDLKLIKDTYVLKSSSGMPVPLGSKNDVFLYGSIIYLPDYEFCYKINPYLQIFNEAKVVTMESAQEETILRRLIPNLNSLSPSVVLSKAIKDKIIMAKCEISFYFDQVGKDITLTLRVKYGTFEFNIFEDCDEKIIYRDSKKETQVITVLKNLGFEEIKNKFYFLKGEDYIFKFFKSDIGVLQEMGEVYYSQNFKGIKSLGTKAISGNIKSGKYNYFEMDFKIGDIEPKETTNILRAFRNNIKYYKLKNGEYLDLEELELNKFLKLLDVITPPNSFDNHIEISKGKGVFLDSYLEDNNIRYIKGKKELEEVHDKLKNIEKLNFKEPDDLKGTLRKYQKIGYNWFKTLDYLGFGGILGDEMGLGKTIQAIAFILSNKGSKSLIVAPTSLIYNWISEFEKFAPTLKVAAISGPKDERVEIIKNIEKFDVIITTYNLLKRDLENYATLKFDYCIIDEAQNIKNPHSQNAIAIKEIVAKTKFALSGTPIENSVMDLWSIFDFIMPGYLYDEKMFSVRYHKKLKANPEVLEDLNRLIKPFILRRRKKDVLKELPDKIEKTLMVNLEHQQKKVYKTYANHAMELIKNKVKNDEFKNSKIEILSYITKLRQLCLDPAVLLNDYSGGSAKIEALVEHLHKCVDEQHKVLVFSQFTSVLKNIQKRLRVEGITFSYLDGSIPSKKRMDLVETFNDGEDLVFLISLKAGGTGLNLTSADVVIHFDPWWNPAVEEQATDRAHRIGQKNVVSVIKIIAKGTIEEKILLLQEEKKKLISELMGEEMASGEGFATLSDDEIYGLFEMKE, translated from the coding sequence ATGTTGAATGAAGATATGATATTACAAATATTCAATGAAGGAACAAGTGGTAAAAATGGAGCTAAAGGGCAAAGGGTCCTTAGCAATGATTTAGTTTCATCGATAGATATTACAAATGAAGATAAACTAATATGTATCGATGGTAATGTGATTTCAGAGAAACTTTTTAATGAATACCACACAAAAATCGAAATGGATGCAGGCAGAAGAAGTATATTTTCTACTTTCTGTAGCTGTGCTGATTTTGAAAATAATGAGTTTAAAAAAGAAAATTATTGTTGTAAACATTTAGTTGCAACATTCTATAAAGCATTAGATGATTTAGCAAGGAACCCTCTTTTAAGAGAAGATGATGTAGAGAAACCAAGTATATATAAGAGTAAAAGCAATATATTATCTATGCTTTTAGGGGATGAAAAACAAAAGGATGAGACTAAAATAGAAGTCTATATAAATAAAAATCAGTGGACCAGCGACCTTACAGCGGAATTTAAGATAGGGTTAAGTTCTATGACTTCAAATAATCTTTATGTTTTAAAGGACATTAACCATTTTATATTAGCATGTTATAATAATATTCCTATAAGTTATAGTAAAAATTTCACATTTAATGTTAAAAATCAAAAATTAAGTACTAAGGATAAAAGGCTTATTGATTTTATTGAAATGTTAAAAACTATAGAGGGAGAACAAAGAAGTGCACGTAGAAGTGAAGAAAGATATGTAGATGGAAAAAACATAAAAATACCTCAGTACTTAACAAGAGAATTTTTTGAAGTTATAACTAAGCATAGGGTTTATCTAAATGATGGCTTTTTTTATAGACCTATTGATACAGAAATTTTATATGAATCTCCACCATTAGATTTTGATTTGAAATTAATTAAAGACACTTATGTACTAAAGTCATCAAGTGGAATGCCAGTTCCTTTAGGATCCAAGAATGATGTCTTTTTGTATGGAAGCATTATATATCTTCCAGATTATGAATTTTGTTATAAAATAAATCCATATCTACAAATTTTTAATGAGGCAAAGGTTGTAACTATGGAGAGTGCTCAGGAAGAGACTATATTAAGACGGTTAATTCCAAATCTAAATTCTTTATCACCGAGCGTTGTTTTATCGAAGGCTATTAAAGATAAAATTATAATGGCCAAATGTGAAATTAGTTTCTATTTTGATCAGGTAGGAAAAGATATTACCCTAACATTAAGGGTTAAGTATGGAACATTTGAGTTTAATATTTTTGAGGATTGTGATGAAAAGATAATATATAGGGATTCTAAAAAAGAGACTCAGGTTATAACTGTTTTAAAGAACTTGGGATTTGAGGAAATAAAGAACAAATTTTATTTCTTAAAAGGAGAAGACTATATATTCAAATTTTTTAAGAGCGATATAGGTGTACTTCAAGAAATGGGGGAAGTATATTATTCTCAAAATTTTAAGGGTATAAAATCATTAGGGACCAAAGCAATAAGTGGAAATATTAAAAGTGGAAAATATAATTACTTCGAAATGGATTTTAAAATAGGCGATATAGAGCCAAAAGAAACTACTAATATATTACGTGCATTTAGAAATAACATCAAATATTATAAGCTTAAAAATGGTGAGTATCTTGATTTGGAGGAGTTAGAACTTAATAAATTCTTAAAGCTATTAGATGTTATTACGCCACCTAACAGCTTTGACAACCATATTGAAATATCAAAAGGCAAAGGTGTTTTTTTAGATAGTTATTTAGAAGATAATAATATTAGGTATATAAAAGGCAAAAAAGAGCTAGAAGAAGTACATGATAAACTTAAGAATATTGAAAAACTAAATTTCAAAGAGCCAGATGATTTAAAAGGTACATTAAGAAAATATCAAAAGATTGGGTACAATTGGTTTAAAACATTAGATTATTTAGGATTTGGTGGAATACTCGGAGATGAAATGGGTCTTGGTAAAACTATCCAAGCGATTGCTTTTATATTATCAAATAAGGGAAGTAAGAGTTTAATTGTAGCACCAACTTCGCTTATATATAATTGGATTAGTGAGTTTGAAAAGTTTGCGCCTACATTAAAGGTGGCTGCAATTAGTGGACCTAAGGATGAGAGAGTCGAGATAATTAAAAATATAGAGAAATTTGATGTTATTATAACCACATATAATTTATTAAAAAGAGATTTAGAAAACTACGCGACATTAAAGTTCGATTATTGCATAATAGATGAAGCACAAAATATTAAAAATCCACATTCTCAAAATGCGATAGCAATTAAGGAAATAGTAGCAAAGACAAAATTTGCACTGTCGGGTACGCCAATAGAAAATTCAGTTATGGATTTATGGTCTATATTTGATTTTATAATGCCAGGATACTTATACGATGAAAAAATGTTTAGTGTAAGATATCATAAGAAACTTAAGGCAAATCCAGAGGTGCTAGAGGACTTAAATAGGCTTATAAAACCTTTTATTTTAAGAAGGCGAAAGAAAGATGTTTTGAAGGAATTACCTGATAAAATAGAAAAGACATTAATGGTTAATTTAGAGCATCAGCAGAAAAAAGTCTATAAGACCTATGCAAATCATGCAATGGAGCTTATTAAAAACAAGGTAAAAAACGATGAGTTTAAAAATAGTAAAATAGAGATACTCTCTTATATTACAAAGTTAAGACAATTATGTTTAGACCCAGCTGTATTATTAAATGATTATAGTGGGGGTAGCGCAAAAATAGAAGCTCTTGTAGAACATCTTCATAAGTGTGTAGATGAGCAGCATAAAGTACTTGTTTTTTCTCAATTCACATCTGTGCTTAAGAATATACAAAAGAGGCTTAGGGTGGAGGGAATTACTTTTAGCTATTTGGATGGTTCTATTCCGTCTAAAAAGAGGATGGATTTGGTAGAAACTTTTAATGATGGAGAAGATCTCGTATTCTTAATAAGTTTAAAGGCTGGAGGAACGGGACTAAATTTAACTTCAGCAGATGTAGTAATCCATTTTGATCCTTGGTGGAACCCAGCTGTGGAAGAACAAGCTACTGATAGAGCTCATAGAATAGGACAAAAAAATGTGGTGAGTGTTATAAAAATTATAGCCAAAGGGACAATTGAGGAAAAAATTCTGTTACTTCAAGAAGAAAAGAAAAAACTCATATCAGAGCTTATGGGAGAGGAAATGGCTAGCGGTGAAGGGTTCGCAACGCTAAGTGATGATGAAATATATGGCTTATTTGAGATGAAGGAATGA
- a CDS encoding DEAD/DEAH box helicase — translation MIKFKKLGINDDILSAIKIQGITEPTPIQEKSIQLIKDGKDVIAEAQTGTGKTLAFLLPMFDNMSADIDTIQGLIVTPTRELAIQITEEAKKIAGAKNLNILAAYGGKDIGAQLKKLKGNIHLVIATPGRLLDHLRRGTVNLDKLRTVVLDEADQMLLMGFKNDIENILMETPKNRQTLCFSATMSSDVKKMAYKYMNDPIEVIIKKEEATLKNIKQFLIETTDRKKQEDLCKVIDADNPFMAIIFCRTKRRVDDLEVALYKKGYNCKKLHSDITQAKREKIMRDFKKCDIQYLIATDVAARGLDINGVDHVYNYDMPETAESYIHRIGRTGRAGEDGYTYLFSAPKDKFLLDAIERKLKSPIPRKIL, via the coding sequence ATGATAAAGTTTAAAAAATTAGGGATTAATGATGATATTTTAAGTGCGATAAAAATTCAAGGAATAACTGAGCCAACTCCTATTCAAGAGAAGAGTATTCAATTAATAAAGGATGGCAAGGATGTTATAGCAGAGGCACAAACAGGAACGGGAAAGACACTTGCATTTTTGCTGCCAATGTTTGATAATATGTCAGCGGATATTGATACAATACAAGGATTAATAGTTACACCTACAAGAGAACTTGCTATTCAGATAACTGAGGAAGCGAAGAAAATTGCCGGAGCTAAAAATTTAAATATTTTAGCAGCTTATGGTGGTAAAGATATTGGTGCGCAACTCAAAAAACTAAAGGGAAATATCCATCTTGTCATTGCAACACCAGGAAGGTTACTCGATCACCTTAGACGTGGTACTGTGAATCTTGATAAACTTAGGACAGTAGTGTTAGATGAAGCAGATCAGATGCTTCTTATGGGGTTTAAAAATGATATTGAGAACATTTTAATGGAGACACCTAAAAATAGGCAGACTTTATGTTTCTCAGCAACTATGAGCTCAGATGTTAAAAAAATGGCATATAAGTATATGAATGATCCTATAGAAGTAATTATTAAAAAAGAAGAGGCGACGCTTAAGAACATTAAGCAATTTTTAATAGAGACTACAGACAGAAAAAAACAAGAAGATTTATGTAAGGTAATTGACGCGGATAATCCTTTTATGGCTATCATATTCTGTAGAACGAAAAGAAGAGTTGATGATCTTGAGGTAGCTCTTTATAAAAAGGGGTATAATTGCAAGAAGCTTCATTCTGATATAACACAAGCAAAGAGAGAAAAAATAATGAGAGACTTTAAAAAATGCGATATACAATATTTGATTGCCACAGATGTTGCTGCTAGAGGCCTTGATATAAATGGAGTAGATCATGTGTATAATTACGATATGCCAGAAACTGCTGAGAGTTATATTCACCGTATTGGTAGAACTGGTAGAGCTGGCGAGGATGGATATACATATTTATTTTCAGCACCAAAGGACAAATTTCTTTTAGATGCAATAGAAAGAAAATTAAAAAGTCCAATTCCTAGAAAAATATTGTAG
- a CDS encoding GNAT family N-acetyltransferase: MGKKVNLTSINEEDMLEIQKWHNDVSFMRNYDVVSATPKNFEDVLETINDVRRSNTAYIFAVKILEMQKIIGVTGFENISWNNGTALIYIGLGESGNRGQGYGKEALKLTIEFGFEELNFHRIYLTVLEYNEAAIKLYEKLGFKREGVYREFIHRDGRRYDMYLYGLLRPEWEES, from the coding sequence ATGGGGAAAAAAGTGAATCTTACGTCTATAAACGAAGAAGACATGCTAGAAATTCAAAAATGGCACAATGATGTATCATTCATGCGTAATTATGATGTAGTAAGTGCAACTCCTAAAAATTTTGAAGATGTACTCGAGACAATTAATGATGTAAGAAGGAGTAATACAGCTTATATTTTTGCTGTTAAAATACTTGAAATGCAAAAAATCATTGGAGTTACAGGATTTGAAAATATATCTTGGAATAATGGTACTGCTTTAATATACATAGGACTTGGTGAAAGTGGAAATAGGGGGCAAGGGTATGGAAAAGAAGCGCTTAAATTAACTATAGAGTTTGGATTTGAGGAATTAAATTTTCATCGAATATATCTTACGGTGCTTGAATATAATGAAGCTGCAATAAAACTATATGAGAAATTAGGATTTAAAAGAGAAGGTGTTTATAGGGAGTTTATTCACAGAGATGGTAGACGATATGATATGTATTTATATGGACTACTAAGACCTGAGTGGGAAGAGTCATAA
- a CDS encoding insulinase family protein: MKKFTKRTAILLATALFTNIFSNVALSAQVIPGMQVALSAQVMPGVQTTLGKQIVQDTQGSQLKISNTEPKISKNTEIEVGDNISGFTLESKKWISDIQSTSMIFKHNKSGAKLVYLQNDDENKVFSISFRTPVNDNTGVNHIIEHSVLCGSKDYPVKDPFLIMTKQSLSTFLNAFTGPDFTMYPVASKNDKDFNNLMSVYLDAVFCPNIIKDPKILKQEGWHYEVNSKTGELNYNGIVYNEMKGSYSSPQVLLSNTINQSLFNDNSYKFESGGNPDNIPDLTYEKFIKTYQKYYVPSNSSIYLYGKLDIYNSLKFMNDKYLSKAKKVNVDSKIKLENKYMKKVEKTALYPVAKTASTSNMTYLSANYLIDKIPSAQDVLGFQILQEILLNTKSSSLRKTLHDNGIGANVYASFNPSTLQPTFSIIATNANESQKHQFKNLVDDALKQVVKDGFDKETVNSVLSALELSLRTQNSDANRGMNYMLTALNSWNYDINPTEYLEITPSLKKIKSQLNDKYFEKLVQKYLLDNEHNSLVVLKPSSGLNEIKEEVLKKKLAVYKKSLSQTQLTSIKKDTEELKKWQGTVDTKEKLSKLPTLTRKDIKLKEEEIPTIEKIEQGTKVLSHPIFTNGISYYNLYFDSSNVPQNKVLYLKLLASILGNVNTQKYNPMQISNKMMKYTGGMVFNSTAFRSNASSDEYAPKISICASSLNSTLPEALDLLSEIMNHSVFNDKPRMKALIKTLRVNYESMFVNQGNTLAINRTLSYLSNSGKYKDLNSIPYYDFICDLDDNYESRFDEMVTNLSDVSNIVFNKKGLVVSYTGDEKNYEKFIYNFNKFKETINDKKFTKQIYKFDFSNKNEAFVIPSQVQYVVKAGNFTKSGYTYNGHMKVLENILNSDYLWKELRVKGGAYGGSINFTKDEILFYSYRDPNLKETLDTFEGVVKFLKEFSADDKEMTNYIIGTIGNMDYLKGPYVKGILGDNMYFSGTTQKDIQKIRDEVLATKASDIRELAGLLDVVIKQNLHCVVGSETKINNNKNLFDKIIVPIKKPK; encoded by the coding sequence ATGAAGAAATTTACCAAAAGAACAGCTATATTGCTTGCAACAGCATTATTTACTAATATATTCAGTAATGTCGCACTAAGTGCGCAAGTCATACCAGGTATGCAAGTCGCACTAAGTGCGCAAGTCATGCCAGGTGTACAAACCACATTAGGAAAACAAATTGTACAAGATACGCAAGGGTCACAGTTAAAAATCAGTAACACTGAACCTAAAATTAGTAAAAATACAGAAATCGAAGTTGGTGATAATATATCAGGGTTTACTCTTGAATCTAAAAAATGGATTTCAGATATACAGTCTACCTCTATGATATTTAAGCATAATAAAAGTGGAGCCAAATTAGTTTATTTACAAAATGATGATGAAAATAAGGTGTTCTCCATAAGCTTTAGAACACCAGTTAATGATAACACTGGCGTTAATCACATTATTGAACATTCGGTTTTATGTGGTTCAAAGGATTATCCCGTTAAAGATCCATTTTTAATTATGACTAAGCAATCACTAAGCACATTTTTAAATGCTTTTACAGGTCCAGATTTTACAATGTATCCAGTAGCTAGTAAGAATGATAAAGATTTTAATAATTTAATGAGTGTATATCTAGATGCAGTGTTTTGTCCTAATATAATTAAGGATCCCAAAATACTTAAACAAGAAGGCTGGCATTATGAGGTTAATAGTAAGACTGGTGAGCTAAATTATAATGGAATTGTATATAATGAGATGAAAGGTAGTTATTCTTCACCTCAGGTATTATTATCTAATACTATTAATCAATCGCTTTTTAATGATAATTCATACAAATTTGAATCAGGTGGCAATCCTGATAATATACCTGATTTAACTTATGAAAAATTTATAAAGACTTATCAAAAATATTATGTTCCATCAAATAGCTCTATATATTTATATGGAAAATTAGATATTTATAATTCATTAAAATTTATGAATGATAAGTATCTTAGTAAAGCAAAAAAGGTAAATGTAGATAGTAAAATTAAATTAGAAAATAAATATATGAAAAAAGTTGAAAAAACAGCGCTATATCCAGTAGCGAAGACAGCAAGTACGTCAAATATGACTTATTTATCAGCTAACTATTTGATTGATAAAATTCCGAGTGCGCAGGATGTATTAGGATTTCAAATACTGCAAGAAATACTTTTAAATACTAAATCATCCTCTCTAAGGAAAACACTGCACGATAACGGCATTGGAGCAAATGTTTATGCAAGTTTTAATCCATCAACACTGCAACCAACTTTTAGCATAATTGCAACTAATGCAAATGAATCACAAAAGCATCAATTTAAAAATCTAGTGGACGATGCATTAAAGCAAGTTGTGAAAGATGGATTTGATAAAGAAACTGTAAATTCGGTATTAAGTGCTTTAGAATTAAGTTTGCGAACTCAAAACTCAGATGCAAATAGAGGAATGAATTACATGCTAACCGCTTTGAACTCCTGGAATTATGATATTAATCCAACAGAGTATTTGGAAATTACACCTTCTCTAAAAAAAATAAAATCACAATTAAATGATAAGTATTTTGAAAAACTAGTACAAAAATATTTATTAGATAATGAACATAATTCATTGGTTGTGTTAAAGCCATCAAGTGGATTAAATGAGATCAAAGAAGAAGTGTTAAAGAAGAAGTTAGCTGTTTACAAAAAATCACTATCACAAACTCAATTGACATCAATTAAAAAAGATACAGAGGAGTTAAAAAAGTGGCAGGGGACAGTGGACACAAAAGAAAAATTATCAAAACTACCAACGCTGACCCGCAAAGATATAAAACTAAAAGAAGAAGAAATTCCAACAATAGAAAAAATAGAGCAAGGAACAAAAGTATTAAGCCATCCAATATTTACTAATGGCATATCTTATTATAATTTATATTTTGATAGCTCAAATGTGCCTCAAAATAAGGTGTTATATTTAAAATTACTAGCTAGCATTTTAGGAAATGTTAATACGCAAAAATACAATCCTATGCAGATATCAAATAAAATGATGAAGTATACTGGTGGAATGGTGTTTAATTCAACAGCATTTAGGAGTAATGCGAGTAGTGATGAATATGCGCCCAAAATTAGTATTTGTGCAAGCTCACTTAATAGTACATTGCCAGAAGCTTTGGATCTTTTAAGTGAAATAATGAATCATAGTGTGTTTAATGATAAGCCCCGTATGAAGGCTTTAATTAAAACGTTGAGAGTAAATTATGAGTCGATGTTTGTTAATCAAGGAAACACTCTGGCAATAAATCGTACATTGTCTTATTTATCTAATAGTGGTAAATATAAAGATTTGAATAGTATTCCATATTATGATTTTATTTGTGATTTAGATGATAACTATGAATCACGGTTTGATGAAATGGTAACAAATTTAAGTGATGTTAGTAATATTGTATTTAATAAGAAAGGATTAGTTGTAAGTTACACAGGAGACGAGAAAAATTATGAAAAATTCATTTATAATTTTAATAAATTTAAAGAAACAATTAATGATAAGAAATTTACTAAGCAAATCTACAAATTTGATTTTTCAAATAAAAATGAAGCCTTTGTAATTCCATCTCAGGTTCAATATGTGGTTAAGGCTGGAAATTTTACAAAGTCAGGGTATACCTATAATGGACATATGAAGGTTCTTGAAAATATTTTAAATAGTGATTATTTATGGAAGGAACTTAGAGTAAAAGGTGGTGCTTATGGTGGCTCCATTAATTTTACGAAAGATGAGATATTATTTTATTCTTATCGTGACCCAAACTTAAAGGAGACATTAGATACCTTTGAGGGAGTAGTAAAATTTTTAAAAGAATTTAGTGCAGATGATAAGGAAATGACTAATTATATAATAGGAACTATAGGAAATATGGATTATTTGAAAGGCCCTTATGTTAAAGGCATATTAGGTGATAATATGTATTTCTCAGGAACTACTCAAAAGGACATTCAAAAAATACGCGACGAGGTTTTAGCAACTAAAGCCAGCGATATAAGAGAATTAGCTGGTCTTCTAGATGTAGTAATAAAACAGAATTTACATTGCGTTGTAGGAAGTGAAACTAAAATAAATAATAACAAAAACTTATTTGATAAAATCATAGTTCCTATTAAAAAACCTAAGTAG
- a CDS encoding HlyC/CorC family transporter yields the protein MVPDGTWQIICLIILLLSSAFFSASETALMTLSKIRLRNMVESKIKGANIVNKLLENPSKLLGGILVGNNIANIGASSLATSLAITHFKDSGVAIATIVMTILVLIFAEITPKSLAAQNSEKVALKIAKPLSLITFILNPLITVLIYITNTIIKILGGEVNKSRPFITEEELKTMVSVSHEEGMLEGEEKQMIYNVFDFRDSQAKDVMTPRTDMIVASSNSTYGELINVFRKEQFSRLPIYEDTVDNVIGVLYIKDLIFFEDGKEEFKIEKHMRTPYFTYEFKSTADLFADMRLKRIPISIILDEYGGTAGLVTFEDLVEEIVGDIDDEYDDDTDKIVVIKEDEFIVAGDTKISMVNEMIGLRIESDDFDSIGGFVTGLLGRLPKTGETINYNDTKFIVQDTSKNRIVKLKIIT from the coding sequence ATGGTCCCCGATGGTACATGGCAAATTATATGTTTAATAATTTTATTATTATCTTCAGCCTTTTTTTCTGCTTCTGAAACTGCATTAATGACCTTAAGTAAAATAAGGTTAAGAAATATGGTAGAATCGAAAATCAAAGGTGCTAACATAGTTAATAAATTACTTGAAAACCCAAGTAAACTTTTAGGCGGTATTCTAGTAGGAAATAACATAGCAAATATTGGAGCTTCTTCACTAGCAACCTCGCTGGCAATTACACATTTCAAAGACTCTGGAGTAGCCATTGCAACTATTGTAATGACAATTCTTGTATTGATTTTTGCAGAAATAACACCAAAGTCATTAGCTGCACAAAACTCTGAAAAAGTTGCTTTAAAAATTGCTAAGCCGTTAAGTCTAATTACTTTCATTTTAAATCCACTTATTACAGTCTTAATTTATATAACAAATACAATAATCAAAATACTCGGTGGCGAGGTTAACAAAAGTAGGCCCTTTATTACCGAAGAAGAGTTAAAAACTATGGTTAGCGTAAGTCATGAAGAAGGCATGCTTGAAGGCGAAGAAAAACAAATGATTTATAACGTATTCGACTTTAGAGATTCACAAGCAAAAGATGTTATGACTCCACGAACTGATATGATTGTTGCGAGCTCTAACTCAACTTATGGGGAACTTATAAATGTTTTCAGAAAAGAACAATTCTCAAGACTTCCTATATATGAAGATACTGTTGATAATGTTATTGGAGTTTTATATATTAAGGATTTGATTTTCTTTGAAGATGGGAAAGAAGAATTTAAAATAGAGAAACATATGCGCACACCCTACTTTACCTATGAATTCAAAAGTACTGCTGATTTATTTGCAGACATGCGTTTAAAACGAATTCCTATATCAATTATACTCGATGAATATGGTGGTACTGCTGGACTTGTTACATTTGAAGATTTGGTAGAAGAAATTGTTGGAGATATAGATGATGAATATGACGATGATACCGACAAAATAGTAGTTATTAAAGAAGATGAGTTTATTGTAGCTGGAGATACTAAAATAAGTATGGTTAATGAAATGATAGGATTAAGGATTGAATCAGATGATTTCGACTCTATAGGAGGTTTTGTTACAGGATTACTTGGACGGCTTCCAAAAACAGGTGAAACAATAAATTATAATGATACAAAATTTATTGTGCAAGATACAAGTAAAAATCGTATAGTAAAACTAAAAATTATAACTTAA